In Tamandua tetradactyla isolate mTamTet1 chromosome 7, mTamTet1.pri, whole genome shotgun sequence, the following are encoded in one genomic region:
- the LOC143690566 gene encoding olfactory receptor 8S1-like — protein sequence MALENHSLITEFIFLRLSDNPRTEAVLFVLFLGIYLLTVMGNLLLLLLIRTDSHLHTPMYFFLSHLSFLDICYSSVTEPKMLENLLSQGKSISVEGCLAQVFFVFATAGTEVCLLAVMAYDRYAAICHPLLYGQVMGEQVCEGLVWASWGLAFLDALINTLLAWNLGFCEVHIMSHFSCELPSLFPLSCSDVSTNFAVLICSALLHASATLLLIFFSYAHIVSTILSISSTTGRSKAFSTCSSHLTAVGLFYSSAFLRYYMPTSGSTLEFVFSLQYSVVTPLVNPLVYSLKNNEVKAALNRMLQRKCATFQIAKNRQRMIGIQG from the coding sequence ATGGCCTTAGAAAATCACAGCCTCATCACAGAGTTCATTTTCCTCCGTCTGTCTGACAACCCCCGCACTGAGGCTGTGCTCTTTGTGCTCTTCCTGGGGATTTACCTCCTGACCGTGATGGGgaacctgctgctgctgctgctgatcaGGACTGATTCTCacctccacacccccatgtacttcttcctgagTCACCTCTCTTTCCTGGACATCTGTTATTCCTCAGTCACTGAGCCCAAAATGCTGGAGAACCTTCTTTCTCAGGGGAAATCAATCTCAGTCGAGGGCTGCCTGGCTCAGGTCTTCTTTGTGTTTGCCACTGCTGGGACAGAAGTCTGTCTGCTCGcagtgatggcctatgaccgctatgctGCCATCTGCCACCCACTGCTGTATGGCCAGGTGATGGGCGAGCAGGTGTGTGAGGGTCTGGTCTGGGCCTCATGGGGACTAGCCTTTCTGGACGCTCTTATCAACACCCTCCTCGCATGGAATTTGGGCTTCTGTGAGGTTCATATTATGTCTCACTTCAGCTGTGAGCTGCCTTCTCTGTTCCCTTTGTCCTGCTCTGATGTTTCCACCAACTTTGCTGTTCTGATCTGCTCTGCCCTTCTGCATGCCTCTGCAACACTTCTTCTGATCTTCTTCTCGTATGCCCACATTGTGTCCACCATCTTGAGCATCAGCTCCACAACAGGGCGAAGCaaggccttctccacctgctcctcccacctcaCTGCAGTGGGTTTGTTCTATAGTTCTGCTTTTCTTCGCTACTATATGCCAACCTCAGGTTCCACACTGGAATTTGTGTTTTCCTTGCAGTACAGTGTGGTCACTCCTCTAGTGAATCCCCTTGTCTACAGCTTGAAGAACAACGAGGTAAAAGCAGCTCTGAATAGAATGTTGCAAAGAAAATGTGCGACATTTCAGATAGCAAAGAACAGGCAGAGGATGATTGGGATACAGGGCTGA